In the Gossypium raimondii isolate GPD5lz chromosome 9, ASM2569854v1, whole genome shotgun sequence genome, one interval contains:
- the LOC105798353 gene encoding cyclin-dependent protein kinase inhibitor SMR6, translating into MGLSKKPQLDGVLDNEGKKWVITGIAIRTSLKPINTKPRAKENEEAEEEEACSTTPTSKEAKIPDKLACPLAPRKPRPPLRCHYNGVREFFTPPDLESVFKLHVEKAN; encoded by the coding sequence ATGGGGCTCTCCAAAAAACCACAACTAGATGGGGTGTTAGACAATGAAGGGAAGAAATGGGTAATCACCGGTATCGCCATAAGGACTTCATTGAAGCCAATAAACACGAAACCAAGAGCAAAAGAAAACGAAGAAGCAGAAGAAGAGGAAGCTTGTTCAACAACTCCAACTTCAAAAGAAGCAAAAATACCAGACAAATTAGCTTGCCCTTTAGCTCCAAGAAAGCCTAGGCCTCCATTGAGATGCCATTACAATGGGGTTAGGGAGTTCTTTACCCCTCCTGATTTGGAATCAGTGTTCAAGCTCCATGTTGAGAAAGCAAATTGA